In Neomonachus schauinslandi chromosome 6, ASM220157v2, whole genome shotgun sequence, a genomic segment contains:
- the NPL gene encoding N-acetylneuraminate lyase, with protein MASPKKKLQGLVAATITPMTEHGEINFSVIGQYVDYLVEEQGVKNIFVNGTTGEGLSLSVSERRQVAEEWVAKGRNKLDQVVIHVGALSLKDSQELARHAAEIGADGIAVIAPFFLKPRNKDNLINFLKEVATAAPALPFYYYHIPALTGVKIRAEELLDGIQGKIPTFQGLKFSDTDLLDFGQCVDQNRQQQFAFLFGVDEQLLSALVMGATGAVGSTYNYMGKKTNQMLEAFERKDFSSALNHQFCIQRFINFVLKLGFGVSQTKAIMTLVSGIPMGPPRPPLQKASREFIDDAKAKLKSLDFLSSTDLKDGNLESYS; from the exons AGAAATCAACTTTTCAGTCATTGGTCAGTATGTGGATTATCTTGTGGAAGAACAGGGAGTGAAGAACATTTTTG TGAATGGCACGACGGGAGAAGGCCTGTCCCTGAGCGTCTCAGAGCGTCGCCAGGTCGCAGAGGAGTGGGTGGCCAAAGGGCGGAACAA GTTGGATCAGGTGGTAATTCATGTAGGAGCCCTGAGCTTGAAAGATTCACAAGAACTG gcCCGACATGCAGCAGAAATAGGAGCTGATGGCATCGCTGTCATTGCACCTTTCTTTCTCAAGCCAAGGAACAAAG ATAACTTGATTAATTTCCTAAAGGAGGTAGCTACTGCCGCCCCAgcattgccattttattattatcacatTCCGGCCTTAACAGGGGTAAAGA TTCGTGCTGAGGAATTGTTGGACGGGATTCAGGGTAAGATCCCCACCTTCCAAGGGCTGAAGTTCAGTGACACCGATCTCTTAGACTTCGGGCAATGTGTTGATCAGAATCGCCAGCAAcagtttgctttcctttttgggGTGGATGAG CAACTATTGAGTGCCCTGGTGATGGGAGCAACTGGAGCAGTGGGTAG TACCTATAACTacatgggaaaaaagacaaaccagatGTTGGAGGCTTTCGAACGAAAGGACTTCTCTTCAGCCCTGAACCATCAG ttttgtATTCAGAGATTTATCAACTTTGTGCTCAAACTCG GTTTTGGAGTGTCGCAGACCAAAGCCATCATGACTCTGGTCTCTGGGATTCCAATGGGCCCACCCCGGCCTCCACTGCAGAAAGCCTCCAGGGAGTTTATTGATGATGCAAAAGCTAAGCTGAAGAgcctggattttctttcttctactgatTTAAAGGATGGAAACTTAGAATCCTATAGCTAG